The Candidatus Methylomirabilis lanthanidiphila genome includes a window with the following:
- a CDS encoding oxidoreductase, producing MRLSEIDPKTMESKIHKGLFLCGEILDAFGPIGGYNFFWAWATGRAAGLGASRTQ from the coding sequence GTGCGTCTGTCGGAGATCGATCCGAAAACGATGGAAAGCAAGATTCACAAGGGGCTGTTTCTGTGCGGCGAGATACTCGACGCCTTCGGACCGATCGGCGGCTACAACTTCTTCTGGGCGTGGGCGACGGGGCGCGCGGCCGGCCTCGGCGCATCACGCACACAATAG
- a CDS encoding heme ABC transporter ATPase has protein sequence MPLISLDHVSIAYGHVPLLDDASLQIEAGERVCVIGRNGTGKSTLLQILSGDQTPDSGSVWRQPEIAVARLVQDVPLSSNRPVFDVVAEGLGNLGELVAAYHHAAVEVAERGTDISLEQLGRLQHELEERDGWRLEQRVETVLDRLGLPTEAIVDALSGGWRRRVLLARALVAQPQLLLLDEPTNHLDIEAMIWLEEFLKTYAGAVVFVTHDRVFLQNLATRIVELDRGTLTSWPGDYATFLRRKEEWLASEAAQNDKFDKRLAAEEVWLRQGIKARRTRDEGRVRALMAMRQERAARRAKVGNVRLQAEIGERSGRLVFEATDISKSFGDKAVVRDLSLRVMRGDRVGLIGPNGSGKTTLLRLLIGELTPDTGDVERGANVQVAYYDQQREQLDPQRTVFDTVGDGHDTVTVNGRTQHVHGYLRDFLFPPERAYARVQTLSGGERNRLVLARLFTQPANVLVLDEPTNDLDIETLELLESYLIEWPGTLLLVSHDRAFIDHVVTSTLVFEGGGQVQEYVGGYEDWLRQRGTREMAAKAQPERAARPAVPPATVATRKKSTYREQRELDQLPAQIDALEREHAQLTASITDPLFYRQPADSITQALARLEALARELHDAYARWDELDSRIARGRA, from the coding sequence ATGCCTCTCATTTCACTCGATCATGTCTCCATCGCATACGGACACGTGCCGCTGCTCGACGACGCCAGTCTGCAGATCGAAGCCGGCGAACGTGTGTGCGTGATCGGCCGGAACGGCACCGGCAAATCCACATTGCTCCAGATCCTCAGTGGAGATCAGACCCCTGACAGCGGCTCGGTGTGGCGACAGCCTGAGATTGCGGTCGCGCGGCTTGTACAGGACGTTCCCCTGTCGTCCAACCGCCCTGTATTCGACGTCGTTGCGGAAGGGCTCGGTAACCTCGGCGAGTTGGTGGCTGCCTACCATCACGCGGCGGTGGAGGTAGCCGAACGAGGCACCGACATCTCGCTCGAACAGCTGGGCAGGCTGCAGCACGAACTCGAAGAGCGGGACGGTTGGCGCCTCGAGCAGCGCGTGGAAACCGTCCTCGATCGTCTCGGTCTCCCAACCGAGGCCATCGTCGACGCCTTGTCTGGAGGCTGGCGGCGGCGCGTGTTGCTGGCGCGGGCACTGGTGGCCCAGCCGCAACTTCTCCTGCTCGACGAGCCCACCAACCATCTCGACATCGAAGCGATGATTTGGCTCGAAGAGTTTCTCAAGACGTACGCCGGCGCGGTGGTGTTTGTCACCCACGATCGGGTATTTCTCCAGAATCTCGCAACCCGAATCGTGGAACTGGATCGCGGCACACTGACGTCGTGGCCGGGCGACTACGCGACCTTTCTCCGCAGGAAGGAAGAATGGCTTGCGAGTGAGGCTGCGCAGAACGACAAGTTCGACAAGCGGCTCGCCGCAGAAGAGGTGTGGCTTCGCCAGGGCATCAAGGCGCGCCGAACGCGGGATGAAGGCCGGGTTCGCGCACTGATGGCCATGCGACAAGAACGGGCCGCCCGGCGTGCGAAGGTCGGCAATGTGCGTCTACAGGCCGAGATCGGCGAGCGCTCGGGCCGGCTCGTGTTCGAGGCCACCGACATTTCGAAGTCGTTCGGCGACAAGGCCGTCGTCCGCGATCTGTCGTTACGCGTGATGCGCGGCGATCGTGTGGGATTGATCGGCCCGAACGGATCGGGCAAGACGACCCTGCTTCGACTGTTGATCGGCGAACTCACGCCAGACACGGGCGACGTTGAGCGCGGCGCCAACGTCCAGGTGGCGTATTACGACCAGCAGCGCGAGCAGCTCGATCCCCAGCGCACGGTGTTTGACACGGTCGGCGATGGACACGACACGGTCACGGTGAACGGCCGCACGCAGCACGTCCACGGATACCTCCGCGATTTTCTGTTTCCACCTGAGCGTGCGTACGCCCGGGTCCAGACGCTGTCCGGCGGCGAGCGAAATCGCCTGGTGCTGGCACGCCTGTTCACGCAACCTGCCAACGTCCTCGTACTCGATGAGCCCACAAACGATCTCGATATCGAGACGCTGGAATTGCTCGAATCGTATCTTATCGAGTGGCCGGGAACACTGCTGCTCGTCAGCCACGATCGCGCGTTCATCGATCACGTCGTTACGAGTACGCTCGTCTTCGAGGGCGGCGGACAGGTGCAGGAGTACGTCGGTGGATACGAGGACTGGCTGCGGCAGCGCGGTACCCGGGAGATGGCGGCCAAGGCGCAGCCGGAGAGGGCGGCACGCCCTGCGGTACCGCCCGCGACGGTAGCGACCAGGAAGAAATCGACCTATCGCGAGCAAAGGGAACTCGATCAGTTGCCGGCGCAGATTGACGCCCTGGAACGCGAGCACGCGCAACTGACCGCCTCGATCACCGACCCCCTCTTTTACCGGCAACCGGCCGATTCCATCACGCAAGCGCTCGCGCGCCTGGAGGCGCTGGCACGCGAGCTTCACGACGCCTACGCCCGCTGGGATGAGCTCGATTCCCGCATCGCACGCGGACGCGCGTGA
- a CDS encoding ABC transporter ATP-binding protein — protein MRFGSKILFEDVTTTFSAGRRYGLTGPNGAGKSTFMKLLTGEIDPQVGTVAKPRKLGVLSQDQYAFDRFRVIDTVIMGNRRLWAALQERDEIYAQPEMTHDAGMRLGELEGIVGDEDGYSAENDAALLLQGLDIPDNIHDWKMSELQGGQKVRVLLAQALFGHPEALLLDEPTNHLDLDSIHWLEELLGRYDGTLIVISHDRHFLNNVCTHIADIDYQTIITYTGGYDDMVVAKTQIRSKIESENAQRGKKIAQLRDFIQRFGAGTRASQATSRRKEVERLQTSDLARSNIQRPYIKFSMKRPSGKVALEFENLSKGFTNNPVISGFSAIVNRGEKIVLVGRNGAGKTTLLKALLADAPDLPASPADVDCGKTTWGYGVSIGYFPQDHTGEIEKGLTAADWLHRFDPDASRQDIHGLLGQMLFSGEEGHKPTDALSGGETARLLFCRIMLLKPNVLVLDEPTNHLDLESINALNVALQKFEGTVLLVTHDQDLLEEVGTRIWCFEHGKIVDFKGSYEEYAASLV, from the coding sequence ATGAGGTTCGGCTCGAAAATCCTGTTCGAAGACGTCACGACGACGTTTTCAGCGGGACGGCGTTACGGCCTGACGGGCCCCAACGGCGCCGGCAAGTCGACGTTCATGAAGCTGCTCACCGGCGAAATCGATCCGCAGGTGGGCACGGTGGCCAAGCCGCGCAAGCTCGGCGTCCTCAGCCAGGATCAATACGCCTTTGATCGGTTCCGCGTGATCGACACCGTCATCATGGGCAACAGACGCCTGTGGGCGGCCCTTCAGGAACGCGATGAGATCTACGCACAACCGGAGATGACCCACGACGCCGGCATGCGCCTCGGCGAGCTGGAGGGCATTGTCGGCGACGAAGACGGCTACTCGGCAGAGAACGACGCGGCCCTGCTGCTGCAGGGGCTCGATATTCCCGACAACATCCACGACTGGAAGATGTCGGAATTACAGGGCGGGCAGAAGGTGCGCGTGCTGTTGGCACAGGCCCTGTTCGGCCATCCGGAGGCGCTGCTGCTTGACGAGCCGACGAACCACCTGGACCTGGATTCGATTCACTGGCTGGAGGAACTCCTGGGCCGATACGACGGCACGCTCATCGTCATCTCGCACGACCGCCATTTCCTAAACAACGTCTGCACGCATATCGCCGACATCGACTATCAGACGATCATTACCTACACCGGCGGCTACGACGACATGGTGGTCGCTAAGACGCAGATTCGGTCAAAGATCGAGTCTGAGAACGCGCAACGGGGGAAGAAGATCGCGCAGTTGCGGGACTTCATCCAGCGTTTCGGGGCGGGCACGCGCGCGAGCCAGGCCACATCGCGTCGCAAGGAAGTCGAACGGCTGCAGACAAGCGATCTGGCCCGCTCGAACATTCAGCGTCCGTACATCAAATTCTCAATGAAGCGGCCGTCCGGAAAAGTTGCGCTGGAGTTCGAGAACCTATCGAAGGGCTTCACGAACAATCCTGTTATTTCCGGCTTCAGCGCCATCGTCAATCGGGGTGAGAAGATCGTGCTCGTCGGCCGCAACGGGGCAGGAAAAACTACCCTGCTGAAGGCACTGCTGGCCGATGCGCCAGATTTGCCGGCCTCCCCTGCCGATGTGGACTGCGGCAAGACAACGTGGGGGTACGGGGTGTCGATCGGCTACTTTCCACAGGACCACACCGGAGAGATCGAGAAGGGGCTTACGGCGGCGGACTGGCTGCATCGCTTCGATCCGGATGCGTCACGGCAGGACATTCACGGACTGTTGGGACAAATGCTGTTCAGTGGCGAAGAAGGCCACAAGCCGACCGACGCACTTTCCGGCGGCGAGACCGCCAGACTGCTGTTCTGCCGCATCATGCTGCTGAAACCGAACGTACTCGTCCTGGACGAGCCCACCAACCATCTCGATCTGGAATCCATCAACGCGCTGAATGTGGCGCTTCAGAAGTTCGAGGGCACCGTGCTGCTGGTCACGCACGACCAGGACCTGCTCGAAGAGGTGGGCACGCGGATATGGTGCTTCGAGCACGGCAAGATTGTGGATTTCAAAGGGAGCTACGAGGAATACGCTGCGTCGCTGGTCTGA
- a CDS encoding Cupin domain protein, translated as MKRTGLLLTLTLTVGIALGVIGTQTVDAQQEPMKRTVLIRTDLAGIQGKEAILVLVEFAPGAVTASHYHSGEELAYLLEGTVSMEAQGKSPITFKPGDTFHLAPKQVHRVKNLSATTPAKALTFTIAEKGQPDTVPVK; from the coding sequence ATGAAGCGAACGGGTTTACTGCTCACCTTGACCTTAACCGTTGGAATCGCACTGGGGGTAATCGGGACACAGACCGTGGATGCACAGCAGGAGCCGATGAAACGTACCGTGCTGATCAGGACGGATCTGGCCGGGATTCAGGGAAAGGAAGCTATTTTGGTCTTGGTGGAATTTGCGCCGGGAGCCGTTACCGCATCCCACTATCACTCAGGAGAAGAGCTGGCGTACCTCCTTGAAGGCACCGTCAGCATGGAGGCCCAAGGCAAATCACCGATCACCTTCAAGCCTGGCGATACCTTCCATCTGGCACCCAAGCAGGTGCATCGCGTCAAGAACCTCAGCGCGACAACTCCGGCCAAGGCTTTGACCTTCACCATCGCCGAGAAGGGCCAGCCGGATACCGTCCCGGTAAAATAG
- the tenA gene encoding Thiaminase-2 produces the protein MGYTAELWKSIETIYAAILRHPFLRELTNGSLSRERFQFYAVQDALYLREFARALSLAAARAPRDEWIIMFNEHAAGALKVERQLHESFFREFGLTPQVVATTPLAPTNLAYTSYLLALAYAAPFHEAIAGLLPCYWIYWEVGKELERAGSPDSLYARWINTYASAEFGSLVRGVLDITDATAAQLTSAELDAMRRRFIVTSRYEWMFWEMGYRRESWPV, from the coding sequence ATGGGGTATACGGCAGAGCTGTGGAAATCGATTGAGACCATCTATGCCGCGATCCTGCGTCACCCCTTCCTTCGCGAACTTACCAATGGCTCTCTGTCCCGCGAGCGGTTTCAGTTCTACGCGGTTCAAGACGCGCTGTACCTGCGCGAATTTGCCAGAGCGCTGTCGTTGGCTGCGGCGCGGGCGCCTCGGGATGAGTGGATCATCATGTTCAACGAGCACGCGGCCGGCGCGCTGAAGGTCGAGCGCCAGCTTCACGAGAGCTTCTTCCGCGAATTCGGTCTCACCCCGCAAGTTGTCGCCACGACGCCCCTCGCCCCGACAAACCTCGCCTACACCAGTTATCTCCTGGCGCTTGCCTACGCGGCCCCTTTCCATGAGGCGATTGCGGGATTACTGCCCTGCTACTGGATCTACTGGGAGGTGGGCAAGGAGCTGGAACGGGCCGGCTCGCCTGACTCGCTCTATGCTCGCTGGATCAATACCTACGCCTCCGCCGAGTTCGGCAGCCTCGTTCGCGGCGTCCTCGATATCACGGATGCGACGGCTGCCCAGCTTACATCTGCCGAACTCGACGCCATGCGCCGGCGCTTTATTGTGACCAGTCGGTACGAGTGGATGTTCTGGGAGATGGGCTATCGCCGGGAGTCCTGGCCGGTCTAA
- a CDS encoding HD domain protein → MTTPHVTAPQSPSHRGPSLASPYEGVALMADPIHRYILFTVPKGDRSERTEKEIIDSPWVQRLRRIHQLQSTWWVYPSGEHSRFQHVLGTMHMAGEFARHLYPSLKETFGEALPSLPFIEELLRLAGLLHDVGHGPFGHFFDDHFLKQFGVRGERLNHEILGTAIITKKLGGMITAIRRSPSGPFQPRERLDPGQIAFLIKKPETGPSTQLRIGPVAGVPDWLQALRPLFSGIYTVDNLDYVQRDAYMTGFSLDMVDIERLLLYTFFTPKGLTLHKAGESALMRFLNAKFALYLHVYHHRTTRAIDLHVQGIFKETMERIAPYNPYKALDRYLGLTDWSLFERVGQWATSSDPHERALGAEWGKILGRNVKWKMAYDFVSTIEESQRMVRFQTAEHLEETIRRCLPKRLHGIEFKVDMAALDPRPINPLAEGSKQIFMYNPATGDVSPKPLMDLFRDIPPKVARYRVFTTDRRRIKALSEASEKALTGAAGESVPTNI, encoded by the coding sequence ATGACCACGCCGCACGTCACTGCGCCTCAGTCGCCCAGCCACAGAGGCCCGTCGCTCGCGTCACCCTACGAAGGGGTGGCGTTGATGGCCGACCCGATCCATCGTTATATCCTCTTCACCGTCCCAAAGGGTGATCGATCGGAACGGACTGAGAAGGAGATCATTGACAGCCCGTGGGTCCAACGGTTGCGCCGTATTCACCAACTGCAGAGCACCTGGTGGGTCTACCCCTCCGGCGAACACAGTCGGTTTCAGCATGTCCTTGGGACGATGCACATGGCTGGCGAGTTCGCGAGACACCTGTATCCCAGCCTGAAGGAGACATTCGGAGAGGCCCTGCCGTCGCTGCCGTTTATCGAAGAGCTGCTGAGGCTTGCCGGGTTGCTTCACGACGTCGGGCACGGCCCCTTCGGACATTTCTTTGATGACCACTTTCTGAAGCAGTTTGGTGTTCGTGGCGAGCGGCTGAACCACGAGATTCTGGGAACGGCCATCATCACAAAGAAGTTGGGAGGGATGATCACAGCGATCCGCCGCAGCCCGAGCGGGCCGTTTCAGCCGCGCGAGCGGCTCGACCCCGGACAGATCGCGTTCCTGATCAAGAAGCCGGAAACGGGTCCTTCGACCCAGCTCAGGATCGGCCCTGTGGCCGGCGTCCCGGACTGGCTGCAGGCGCTCCGCCCGCTCTTCTCCGGAATCTATACCGTGGATAACCTTGATTACGTCCAGCGAGACGCGTATATGACCGGCTTTTCGCTGGATATGGTGGATATCGAGCGGCTGCTGCTGTACACCTTTTTTACGCCGAAAGGACTCACCCTGCACAAGGCCGGAGAGTCGGCCCTGATGCGGTTCCTGAACGCGAAGTTCGCCCTCTACCTGCACGTCTACCATCACCGGACGACCAGGGCCATCGACCTGCATGTTCAGGGGATCTTCAAGGAGACGATGGAGCGGATCGCCCCGTATAATCCGTACAAAGCGCTGGATCGGTACCTGGGACTGACTGACTGGTCCCTGTTTGAGCGGGTCGGCCAGTGGGCGACCTCGAGCGACCCGCATGAGCGGGCGCTGGGCGCGGAATGGGGAAAGATCTTAGGGCGGAATGTCAAGTGGAAGATGGCCTATGACTTTGTCTCCACCATCGAGGAGTCCCAACGGATGGTTCGGTTTCAGACAGCCGAACATCTCGAGGAGACGATCCGCCGCTGCCTGCCCAAGCGCCTGCATGGGATCGAATTCAAGGTGGACATGGCGGCGCTCGATCCCCGTCCCATCAACCCGCTGGCTGAAGGGAGCAAGCAGATCTTTATGTACAATCCGGCTACGGGCGATGTGTCGCCCAAGCCGCTCATGGACCTCTTCCGCGATATTCCCCCCAAGGTGGCTCGCTACCGAGTCTTTACTACCGACCGCCGTCGCATCAAGGCCCTCAGTGAGGCTTCAGAAAAGGCGCTGACCGGCGCCGCCGGCGAGTCGGTCCCGACCAACATCTGA
- a CDS encoding ski2-like helicase, protein MSKGHRPVEIAASPLPRDAQALLDSFRDRYPFPLDPFQEEAIRLIAEGSSVIVSAPTGAGKTLIAEFAIFRALAHQHRIAYTTPLKALSNQKYADFTRQWGGETVGILTGDVKVNPRASLIVMTTEILRNKFYGGEFEGLRYVVLDECHYMGNVGRGTVWEEIIINCPPDVQLVALSATVSNIGEIAEWIGQTHRPIRPIHHPIRPVPLQYLLCDKDGQLWPPEAASVRRILQASFSDRRVSEGREIGRWDRRGERRSRFPRRRALDESIAISVLRARRWLPAIYFIFSRSGCERALARLLERGEPFLDSAKSEEVEEAIQQTLLDYPSVSPESDLNRLILNGLRRGLGLHHAGVLPALKRLTEVLFERGLVRVVFATETMSLGIHMPAKSVVIGGLRKRTDLGFRGLTVGELFQIAGRAGRRGIDPEGTCLLALDAAEAAEDAVRLVHGEPEPIDSRFRIGYSSAALLIDMQREPEAIRKTIEKSFGQFQNRRKIEASRKEQEGLIRQLADAEGMASPCCPVGTLIEYRERRAALEQEREQLARLRVAAARSGREGGRGRGRRSTNSLTFFWGDVGESRSKLDALALALSQMPCHRCAERSLRERQLKQSRRLGQMLEHHHQTQQQLQNSYWEQFLRIVGILQHFGYLEDGRLGAEGRLIASLRHDNELLVARVVFSGLLKGLSPEELAAFLSCLVEEPRRTEQPAARLFLRDQAHLRRRVRALEELSQEVDRVQRSYHVDLPVSMHTTYLAATHRWVSGEDDWLALVEQSFGGHEGDLIRAFRRLIDLCRQLEESPELPADLTRTLSQATAMLDRGIVLESALI, encoded by the coding sequence ATGTCAAAAGGACACAGGCCCGTCGAGATTGCTGCATCGCCTCTACCGCGGGACGCGCAGGCGCTCCTAGATTCGTTCCGCGACCGGTATCCGTTTCCTTTGGACCCGTTCCAGGAGGAGGCGATCCGTCTGATTGCGGAGGGGAGCTCCGTGATCGTCTCCGCGCCGACCGGCGCGGGCAAGACCCTCATCGCTGAATTCGCCATCTTCCGAGCCCTCGCCCATCAGCATCGCATCGCCTACACGACCCCCCTGAAGGCCCTGAGCAACCAGAAATATGCCGATTTTACCCGTCAGTGGGGCGGAGAAACCGTTGGTATTCTTACGGGCGACGTGAAGGTGAATCCCCGCGCATCACTTATCGTCATGACCACCGAGATCCTCAGAAACAAGTTTTACGGGGGCGAGTTCGAGGGGCTTCGCTATGTGGTGCTGGACGAATGTCACTACATGGGGAATGTGGGGCGGGGAACCGTGTGGGAAGAGATTATCATCAACTGCCCCCCGGACGTCCAACTTGTCGCCCTCTCCGCCACCGTCAGCAATATCGGCGAGATTGCCGAGTGGATCGGTCAGACCCACCGCCCGATCCGGCCCATCCATCATCCCATCAGACCGGTACCCCTCCAGTATTTGCTCTGCGACAAGGATGGTCAACTCTGGCCGCCGGAGGCGGCATCAGTTCGACGGATTCTTCAGGCCTCCTTCTCCGATCGACGTGTATCCGAGGGGCGAGAGATCGGCCGATGGGACCGGCGTGGAGAACGCCGCTCCCGTTTCCCCCGCCGTCGCGCGCTCGACGAGAGCATCGCTATTTCGGTATTGCGGGCACGCCGCTGGCTGCCGGCTATCTACTTTATCTTCAGCCGGTCGGGATGTGAGCGTGCCCTTGCTCGCCTCCTGGAGCGCGGCGAACCGTTCCTGGATTCCGCCAAGAGTGAGGAGGTTGAGGAGGCGATTCAACAGACGCTTCTCGATTACCCGAGCGTCAGTCCTGAGAGCGATTTGAACCGGCTGATTCTGAACGGGCTCCGTCGCGGTCTTGGGCTGCACCACGCCGGCGTCCTTCCGGCCTTGAAGCGGCTCACTGAGGTGTTGTTTGAGCGGGGATTGGTGCGCGTCGTCTTCGCGACCGAAACGATGAGTCTGGGGATTCACATGCCGGCCAAAAGCGTCGTGATCGGAGGACTTCGGAAGCGGACCGATCTCGGGTTTCGCGGGCTTACCGTGGGGGAGCTGTTCCAGATAGCCGGGCGAGCCGGGCGACGGGGGATTGACCCTGAAGGGACCTGCCTCCTGGCGCTCGATGCCGCTGAGGCGGCCGAAGACGCCGTCCGCCTGGTGCACGGCGAACCCGAGCCGATCGACAGTCGATTCCGGATCGGCTACAGCAGCGCAGCGTTGCTGATCGACATGCAACGTGAGCCTGAGGCGATCCGTAAGACCATTGAGAAAAGCTTCGGTCAGTTCCAGAATCGTCGAAAGATCGAGGCCAGCCGGAAGGAACAAGAGGGGTTGATCCGCCAACTGGCCGACGCCGAGGGTATGGCATCGCCCTGCTGTCCGGTCGGCACGCTGATCGAATACCGGGAGCGGCGCGCCGCATTGGAGCAAGAGCGGGAACAGCTTGCGCGTCTGCGAGTTGCGGCCGCGCGGAGCGGGCGCGAGGGTGGCCGGGGTCGCGGTCGACGCTCCACGAACTCCCTCACCTTTTTCTGGGGCGATGTTGGGGAGAGCAGGTCGAAACTTGACGCGCTGGCCCTCGCCCTTTCCCAGATGCCTTGTCACCGGTGCGCGGAACGGTCGCTCCGGGAGCGACAACTCAAGCAGTCGCGACGCCTAGGGCAGATGCTGGAGCATCACCACCAGACGCAACAGCAACTTCAGAATTCCTACTGGGAACAGTTCCTGCGTATCGTGGGAATCCTCCAGCATTTCGGCTATCTCGAGGACGGGCGGTTGGGAGCGGAAGGCCGCCTGATCGCGTCACTACGCCACGATAACGAACTGTTGGTGGCCCGCGTGGTCTTCTCCGGACTCCTGAAGGGGCTTTCACCTGAGGAACTCGCGGCGTTCCTGTCGTGTCTGGTTGAGGAACCGCGACGGACCGAGCAGCCGGCGGCCAGGCTGTTTCTCCGCGATCAGGCCCACTTGCGCCGGCGTGTGAGGGCGCTGGAAGAGCTGAGCCAGGAGGTGGATAGGGTCCAGCGGTCCTATCACGTTGATCTTCCGGTCTCGATGCACACAACCTATCTGGCGGCTACCCATCGGTGGGTATCCGGCGAGGATGATTGGCTGGCGCTGGTGGAGCAGAGTTTCGGCGGGCATGAGGGTGACCTTATCCGAGCCTTCCGCCGACTGATTGACCTGTGTCGGCAGCTTGAAGAGAGTCCGGAATTGCCGGCCGATCTGACACGAACGCTCTCACAGGCAACCGCGATGTTGGATCGAGGTATCGTCCTGGAATCGGCACTGATCTAG
- a CDS encoding organic solvent tolerance ABC transporter substrate-binding protein, producing the protein MTVKYFNVGRRWKTLTLVAAAVAILGMPGQVLAGPATEQVKGTVDQVLKILTDPSLKGERKTKERRAQLRKTVLERFDFSEMSKRSMGRYWGERTPEERTEFVGLFTDLLERAYVDRVEGYTGEQILYLEETTDGNYSEVRTKIVTKRNQEIPITYRLQRADSKWSVYDIVVEGVSLVNNYRTQFSKIIRTSSYQELVKKMQAKNEGEERAEIGDPKSKVR; encoded by the coding sequence GTGACCGTGAAGTATTTCAATGTCGGGCGCAGATGGAAGACGCTCACCCTTGTCGCGGCAGCCGTAGCGATCTTGGGAATGCCTGGACAGGTTCTTGCCGGTCCCGCGACAGAGCAGGTCAAGGGAACCGTTGATCAGGTGTTGAAGATTCTGACCGATCCGTCGCTCAAGGGTGAGCGGAAGACCAAAGAACGTCGGGCCCAACTCCGCAAGACCGTATTGGAGCGATTTGATTTTTCTGAGATGTCAAAGCGTTCGATGGGCCGGTATTGGGGTGAGCGTACGCCCGAGGAGCGCACTGAATTCGTTGGTCTATTCACCGACCTGCTGGAACGGGCCTACGTCGATCGGGTCGAGGGGTATACGGGCGAGCAGATCTTGTATCTGGAAGAGACGACGGATGGCAACTACTCCGAGGTGCGGACCAAGATTGTGACCAAGCGGAATCAGGAAATTCCGATTACCTACCGTCTGCAAAGGGCCGACTCCAAATGGTCGGTCTATGATATTGTTGTCGAGGGTGTCAGTCTGGTTAATAATTATCGCACCCAGTTCAGCAAGATCATTCGTACCTCCTCGTACCAGGAACTGGTGAAGAAGATGCAGGCCAAGAACGAGGGTGAGGAGAGGGCTGAGATTGGTGATCCAAAGTCGAAGGTCCGGTAA